The genomic segment TAAGCCACAGCCATAAAGCAATTGCGCCATGAGGAGATGTTGGCCTCGAAGTTGCGAGAGGAGCTGGCTCACCTCTTCTTGAGTCAAGACAGTGGGTAATTTCAGGTGTCGCTTACTGCGACTAGGTGCAATAGCTGTCAATTCTATTCCCAATACTCTCTGGAAGAGGAAGGAGATAGCGTTGAGTGCCTGTCGCTGAGTACTTGTTGAGGCGTTTTCATGCTCCTGCAGATAATGCAAATATTCTTCAACTTCAGTTATCCCCATTTGTGCTGGCTCTTGTGGAGAGTCATAAAAATTCAAAAAACGAATAATCCATGCACAGTAACTCTGCTCGGTTCGATAGGCATAATTATAATAGCGTAACACCTCTTGTACCTGTTCCAGCAACCCAAGCTCCGGGTCTGGAATAAACTCTCTGCTACTTTCCATCCTTACACCTCTATACAAATACACACAGGACACATAGATAAATTCGGACTAGGTGAAATGGCTGATTTTATTCGTCACGATCAGGGGGAGAGAAAACTTGCGACAAGAATACCCCTAATCAGCTATACTACACGCTAGCATAATATGGGAGATGAATTACAAAAAATAAAGAAAGATGTAAAGTCTCTGTTTTTTTTTGCAAAAAAACAGAGAGAAAGGGATCTCTTTTTGTCATGGCCTATATAGGCCACACAGAACTTTTCTTAATCGTCTCTTGGACCTCATAAGCTTGTAGCTAACAGTAGCCCGAAAAAAAAGAGATCATTCGAGCATGCAGAAAGATTAGATATAATAACATATTGTTAGATCAATTTCACAGATAAGGGTATTCTTCTGGTAGTTTCCTCGCATATGGGGGCGCTCAAGAAATAGTCCCGAGTATTTTTTGCATCTGATTTTTCCGGGTTGATCAGATAAAAAATAAGGAAGATTATGAAATTAAAAACAACCATGGCCCTTGTCATGTTGGCCTGGTTATCACTCATTGCCCTATCTTTTTTTTGGAACTATACAAACGCAATCAAAGAGCAGGAGAGAGTTGCCCTGTTCTCTGCAAGGAATTTTTTTCAACATATTGTTGCTGCTCGTCTTTGGAATGCCCAGCACGCTATGTGCCTGTCACAGAAAAGACACAGCCAAACCAATATCTTGATGTGCCAATGAGAGAAATTGTAGTCAATGATGATTTGACCTTAACCAAGGTTAACCCGGCCTTTATGACCCGGCAAATTTCTGACATAACCCGGGTACATGAGGGTGTGCAGTTTCATCTTACTAGTCTCAAGCCTCTTCGGCCGGGTAACAGAGCAACGGCAAGGGAAAGAGAATTCCTTAAAGAATTTGCAAGTGGGACCAGAGAAAAAGAGCTTTACAGTGACCGGGAAGTAAAGGATTCATTTTTTTATATGGCTCCTCTTATAACGGAGAAGGCATGTTTGCAATGCCATGCCCGGCAGGGTTATAGGGAAGGTGACATACGAGGCGGGGTCAGCATAACAACACCCTATGCCATGCCAACCATTTTTCCCACTCCTTATCGGCCATATGTTAATAGCCTTTGTCGGCCTGGTTGGTATCTTTCTCTTTGGGTGGAGATTAAACAGGGCCTATGAAATAATAAAAAGGCAGGCGGCATTCGATGCGGTAACAGGAATTCCAAACTATCGAAGCTTTGCAGAGATTTTATGCAGAGAAGGCGGGTTGTAAAAGAAATCAGCAGCCTCTTTCAATTATAATGGGCGATATAGATAATTTTAAGCTCTATAATGATAGCTATGGTCACAGTAAAGGTAATATCTGTTTAAAGGGAGTGGCGCAGGCGATACATGAATCGCTGAAAAGACCCGCAGATTTTTGTGCACGCTATGGGGGGGAAGAGTTTATTATCCTCCTGCCCAACACCCCTCCCCGATCTGCCCTGAAGGTCGCGGAGAGAATACAGGCAAATATTGAGGCAAAGGGAATTGTACACACAAAATCAATGCCAACGGGACTTGTCACCATAAGCCTTGGTATCAGCAGTGCTCTCCCAGGTCTTTGGCCAAAAAAGGACGAGTTGATCAGCCAGGCAGATATGGCCATGTACAGATCAAAGGGGCTTGGTCGAAATCAGATTAGTTTTTTTAATAAAATAGATGACTCCACCAGTGAGTGAGAGACTTTCTTTTCACCCCATTAAGGGCTAAAAAAATACCTCCTGAGCTTGGCTCAATTATTTTTGGCCAGTTAGTTTTTTTCCTTTCTCATAAAAAACATTCCAACTCTCCCTCCTTTTCTTTACAATAAAAGGAACAAAAAATTCAGGAAAGGCCGGTTCAGGCGCCCCTTATCTATTTATTAGGAGGAGAGCAAGTTTATGAGCAAGCCAGCAAACCAAACAACCAGACTTCCCATTCATAATAAGCTACTGGCCTTTATTATTCTTATTGGCCTTGGCATAGCTGCCTTTCTTCTGTTTTTTTATTACTCATTTTCAACAAGTCTTGAGGAAGAGAAAAAAGAGCAGTCTAAGCATCTTACAGAGATTGGCCTGGGGGTTGTTCAACACTTTTACCAAATGAGTTCAGAGGGCAAGATGACATCTGCCGAGGCTAAAGACCTTGCAATGAATGCCTTGGAAAATGCTACATATGGGAAAAATGGTTACCTCTGGATAAACAGTGGTGAGGGAAAACTTTTGATGCAGCCGTATACTCCCGAGCGAGTTGGTCTTAACCAAATTGACTGGACCGACTTGAAAGGGAAATATTTTTTTAAAGAATTTATTAACACGGCAAAAAATGGTGGTGGCTGGGTATCGTATTATTGGCCTAAGCCCAAGGTCCCTGAGGAGAGTCCTAAAATTTCTTATGTTACCTACTTCGCTCCATGGAACTGGGTTCTGGGTACAGGGCTTTACCTCGACGATATGCAAAAAAATGTTTTTTGGACTGTTTTTAAGGCTTCGGGAATATTCATCACCTGTTTTATCCTGTTTATTGCCGCTACAACCTTTATGGTGAACTACTTCCTGCGTCAACTTGGAGAACTTGCTATAAAAGACACGCTTACCAATCTTTATACCAAGAGATTTCTAGAAGAGATATTGCCAAACGTTCTAAAAAAGCTACACCGGGACAACCAACATCTTCTGGTGGTGATATTTATAGATATTGATCATTTTAAAAAGGTCAATGATAGCTATGGTCATAGCTGTGGCGACCTGGTTTTAAAGAGGTTGGCCAATATCCTCATGGACAATACCCGACCCGATGATTTTAGCATTCGTTTTGGTGGCGAAGAATTTCTTCTTATTGGCTTTTTTCGTAATGAACAAGAGGCTATAGCTGTTACTGAAAGAATAAGGAAAGAGACGGCCTGTTTGGTTTTTGAGGACAATAACAGTAAGTTCCAGATTACCCTCAGTGCCGGCATAGCCATTTACCAGCCGGACACCGAGTCCTTCGAGGGAACACTGAAGCGGGCCGATAAAAAGCTCTATGAGGCCAAGGATTCGGGACGAAATCGTATTTGTATATAGTTTTAAGGAGACCTCTCCTTTCGGTAGAGAGCGATCCAGTTAGTAGCATCTCTAAAGCCCGGGCCTGTTGCGGAATAAGATAATGTATAAAAGAAAAATCACAGAATAATAGGTAGATATCTTCTCTCCACAGAGACAAAAAAATTGACGCAAGCCACTCTGTCGTATATTATGAATAAGTTATTCATCAATAGGTAAAGAGCCTTAGTAACAGACCGTTGATACCTGAAGGGACAGACCCCACTATTACAAGGAGCGTTTTCATGAAACACTATATCCTCGCCGCATTTCTTGTTTTTACCATTTGTGCAGGTTCTGCATCTGCTGCAAAACTTGTTGTAGCAACCGATACTACTTCCCACCATTTGAATTCAAAGATCCTGCAAGTGGTAAGCATGTGGGCTTTGACGTGGAACTCTGGGCCGCCATTGCTAGAGAGGCAGGTCTTGACTACGAACTACAGCCCATGGCTTTTAAGGGCATTGTTCCCGGGCTTCAGTCTGCACAGATCGACGCTGGTATTGCAGGTATGTCCATTACTGATAAACGTAAGAAGGTTATTGACTTTTCTGATGGGTATTATGACTCTGGCCTTCTCCTTCTGGTACCTAAGGGCAGCTCTATTAAAGGCCTGGCTGATCTGGTCGACAAAAAGGTTGCCACCAAGACTGGTACAACCAGTGTTGACTTCTTGAAAAAGCACTCTGCCAAGACCAAACTTGTCCTTTTCCCCAACGATAATGCGATGTTTATGGAACTTATGACCGGTGGAGTGGATGCCGTTATGTTTGATAGACCTGTTATTGAATCTTTTGCCAGTAAGCGTGGTCAGGGTCAGGTTACTATTGTAGATACCCTCTATGCCGGTCAGCCCTATGGCATTGGCTTTCCCAAAGGATCTCAATTGGTAGAGAAGGTAAATATAGCTCTCAGAACCCTCAAAGATAGTGGTGAGTATACCAAGATCTATCAGAAGTGGTTTGGTGTAGCTCCCCGCTAAACATTTTTTAAACCGACAAGACAAGGGACAGGGTGTGAAAAGCATTATGCCCCTTTTTTTTATCTTTTTACAAATGGTTAATTATGGCCTTTAATTTTGAACCAGCAGTAATTGTCGAATCGATCCCGCTACTACTAGGGGGTGCCAAGCTTACCGTTTATCTCACGGTAGGTGGACTTGTTTTTGGTTTTGTCCTGGGTGTTGTTTTTGGCCTTATGAAGCTCTCCACCTTATGGCCTGTGCGTAAGATTGCAGGTTTTTATATTGAGACAATACGGGGCACGCCCATGTTGGTGCAGGCCATGTTTTTATACTTTGGTCTGCCCATGGCCTTTGGCTTCCGCCTACCGGCTTTGGCGGCAGGAGTTATTGTTATTGCTATTAATTCCGGCGCCTATATTGCCGAAATAGTCCGCGGAGCAGTACAATCCATAGATTCAGGACAGATGGAGGCGGGACGCTCTATTGGCCTGACCTCCTTGCAGGCCATGCGCTATGTTATTTGGCCGCAGGCCTTTAGAAGGATGATTCCGCCTCTGGGAAATCAGTTTATAATCAGTCTTAAAGATACCTCTCTATTGATGATTATCGGAGTCGGAGAGCTCTTGCGCACGGCAGATGAAATTGTGGCGGTAAATTTCAGAGCCTTTGAGGTCTATCTCGCCTGCGGACTCATCTACCTGGCCATGACCATGAGCATTGCCAGGGTATTAAAAATTGTTGAAAAACGTCTACAGATACAGGGAAGATAAGATATGATTAGTATTCGTAATCTCCATAAATCCTTTGGTGATACAGAGGTCCTAAAAGGTGTTAACATTGAGGTCGCGAAGGGGGAGGTAGTTGTTATCATTGGTCCATCCGGCTCCGGGAAATCGACCGTTCTACGCTGTATAAATAAACTTGAAGAGCCCACTAGCGGCACCATTATCGTTGATAACTACGATATCATGGATAAATCCACCGATATCAACATGGTTCGCACCGAAGCCACCATGGTATTTCAGCACTTTAATCTCTTCCCCCATATGACGGTATTGGACAATATCACCCTTGGTCCCATAAAGGTGCGCGGCACCAGCAAAAAGGAGGCCAATGATCTTGGCCGTAATCTTCTGAAAAAGGTGAACCTTGCCGAGAAGGATAGTGATTTTCCCAATCAGCTTTCTGGTGGACAAAAACAGCGGGTTGCCATTGCTAGAGCCCTGGCCCTGCAGCCCAAGGCCATTCTCTTTGACGAGCCCACCTCGGCTCTTGATCCGGAACTTGTTGGTGAGGTACTTGAGGTAATGAAGACGCTTGCCGCCGAGGGAATGACCATGGTTGTGGTTACCCACGAGATGGGTTTTGCCCAGGAGGTTGCCGATCGAGTACTCTTTATTGATGAGGGTGTGGTTCAGGTGGATAAACCACCCAAGGAATTTTTTTCTAATCCAGAGCATCCACGTCTTAAAGATTTTTTGGGCAAAGTTATTACCCACGGCTAGACAGCTGTTGAGCAAGAAGAGGTGTATCTCCTCTTCTTGTCTGCCTCTCCTCCCCGCCTCGTTAAGATTCATCCGGCAATGAGCAAGCCTATAAAAGATCAAAAACACTGGTAATGATGAGCACCAGTAGGCTGAGGCCAATAAAAACAAAAGAGAGGCCCATGATGCGAAGGAGAACCACCTGCCAGTGGGCGAGTGGTTCTGCCCGTAGAAGGTCAAGTTGACCCGATTGTAACAGACGTTCATATTCAAGCGGTCTCTCTTCCTGCAACTGTTCAACTGTTATGCGGCCCGTGAAAATAGCATCGTCGATAGGAAAGGTTCCTGGTCGCAGATGAGTATTAAAAAAGTGGACAATAAAAATAAAAGCCGTGGCCAGCAGAGCCTCTTCTGAATGAAAGATATGGGCAAAATTAATCACCCAGCCAGGAAAGAAGACCGTCACCTGCATGGGAAGAAGCAGGACAAGGCCTGATATACCAATGACAAACATACCCCAAAAGACGGCAAAATAATCAAACCTTTCCCAGTATGTCCAACGGTCAAATTTGGGAGGTTCTGATCTTAGAAAAAGAAAATATGCAATATGGCGGAAGAAATCTGCCACATCCTTTGGTTGGAGCATTAAACTGTCTACCCCCCACAGCATCCCCCGCTCACCTCGAATAATTAGTCGGTAAATAAGCAGATATAGGACATAAAAGATAAAGAGTACCAGCAAGACGACTCCCGCAATACGGTGTATCTGGGCCGCGACATCAAATCCTATGAGATTCTTATAAATCCACTCTGAAAATGGCGAATTACTAAATTTAAGTGGTAAGCCCGTGGCAGCAAGTGTCAGAAAAGAGAGCACCATAATTAGATGCATCATCCTCTCTTGGAGGCGAAAACGTATGATAACATTTTCACTTTGGTAGGCGGCTGACGTTGCCTTACACCCCGTTGTTACCATGGTACGCATAAACCACAAGAGGGTATGCAGACCAAAGACAATCATTGTGCCCCGGAAAAGCAGTTCCATAAAATGAGTCAGCTTATCGAGAACAGCAGATTCGTTATTATCCAGAGAGTAATGATTGAGATAACCGGAAAAGTTTGTGTTTACGTCTGTATGACACTGGGAGCAGGTTTCAACAAGATTGTTTTGGTAAATGGTTGCATCGGGATTATCACGGCCAAGGATCGCATGACTTCCATGACAGGATATACAGGTCGCAAACTCTTCACCATCGTGGCCAAGATTATACATCTGTCCATGATAGGAGTGTTCAAAACCTTTCACTAGGGCTGGTTTTAATCCTGCCCGGATATTTTTATCTGGATCATTATGACATTGCCGACAGGCTTTTATGCCATTTTGACCGTGAAAGGCCTCCTGTGGATCGAGTACCTGATGCTGACTATGGCAGCTGGTACAATCTGGAGCTTCCACATTTCCCGCTCGAAGGGCAAGGTAATGACTCGAATTTTGATACTGCGCTAACGCTTCTTTGTGACACTCTCCACAGGATATGCGGCTATCAAATTTTTGATGGGGATAATCTTCATGCCCCTTATAGTGGCAATCAACGCAAGCAAATTTTGCATGCACACTCTCCATCAGGGTTGTGGGCGATACAGCAATATTCCGACAGCGATGCACAAAAGCACTCTCCTGATGACAGGTCAAACAGGTCTCATCTGCCATTGTGGGCAAAACGGTCACAAAAAAAACAAATAGTATCAGCAAGACACGTTTCATGGTAATCCCCCTATCGCTCTGTGATATCTTCACTATAACGTGTAACACCAGTCTTTACAGGATCGCCAGGATAGCCAAGTTTTTGCCAATCAAGCAGGGGCTTTTGCTCTGGATCTTTTGTGTGACATTCTATACAGCCTACAGCCTGACTTGCCGGAGAAACCATATGATCAATGGGCCAAAACATCCTGGTCTCAATGACGCCTGCCTCACCTGAAAAGGAGAGACCGGCGGCCTCCATACCCAGAGAGAAGCTCTTTTGCCAATTGAGGCTTTTCCAATAACCGTTCTTGCCAAACAGTTTGGGCACCAGGACAATGTTCTGCTTTTTGTCATAAAACTGTTTGCCTCGCATCACTTTAAATGGTGAAATCAGGGCTGTCTTATCTGCAAAACTTCCCTCAAGGGGGTTGAAGACCAAAATCTTGGTGGTATCTATTTTTTCACCGAGTAAAACATAGTCAGTCTTGCCATTATACCAATAATATTCAGGACGTAATGCCTTGTCCCAACGAAAGTCACCCTTTTTCCAGCTATAATCTGGATTCTCGTAAGCATCTTTTTTAACTGTTCGTTTTTTGTCTCCTGCCGTTGACCAATCCCACCAAATTTTGGTGGGGTATTTTTTAGCGTAATAGGGGATATGGCAGGTCTGGCAGGCGACTGTGCTGGTATGCCTATTCAGGGTAGACTTCATACGTTTACTGTGTGCAGCTCTGCCGTGACAGTCTCGACAGGAGAAATGATTACTGCCTGTTGCCATAGATGCCTGAAGAGCCCCACGAATATCATGCTTATTGGGATCTGCGTGACAATCAACACAGACGAGGCGTTTTTCCAGGTCAGGATTATTCATATGAATGTCAATAGCAGGATCGCCCTCAAGGACACTCCTGTCAAGGTCACCAGGTTTTACAGCATGGCCGCCACCGCCATAAAAATGACAGGCTCCACAGTTTTGTGAAAGAGGTTTTGTGGCGCTCCGGGCTGATTTAAGTAGGACAACCTTCTTAAAAACTACCTTGCCAGCAAAAACTTTCTGCTCTTTCTGGTAAACAGGGTAGCCCGCAGCTGTAGGGAATTTTTTATAGTTCCCCGTGCTGTCATGGCAGGCCAGGCAATCCATGTCCTCTTCTTTAAAGGCAAAGGAACCATCACTCCAACCATAACCTACGTGGCAACTTGTACAGCGAGGCTCATTAGAGATAATGTTGATACAAAAATTATTAAGTAGATTTTTCTTACCTAGTCTCTGTTTTTTCCCATGGAATTCTACCTCTTCGCCCTGCCACCTATAATGGCGAGAATGCCAGAGATCTGTTGCCTGTGTTTGATGACAGCCTATGCATACGCGGGTAACATCCTGAGGAGAGGCAAATGGGTCCATAATAGACTGATGTTCAGGGATTGCAGCCCAGCTTGGACAGGCAAGAAAGAGGAGAGAAAAACAAAATATAAATTTCTTCATGTGATAGTTCTCAACGGCGAAATTTAATGAGAGTGGAAGAGGCAATAAGGAGAACGAATCTCATCTGCCATGATTTTAACGTCATAAAACACCTGAGATAAGCCTAGCATATCAAAAAGAGTTCTGTCTACTTTCTGTCAATATTATCCTCTGCTTAGGCTTCTGATACCCCCTTAAATGTGAATCTCTCCTAAGCACCGGCCCCAATGCCTCCTGCTCATCCAGAGGTGGCCGGAGAGAGGACAAAGACCTTGCTCTTGTTGTCAATTCGGATAAAATTTTCGAGAAGTTGCCTGAGCAATATGGTATTGACACTTTAAGGTCTCATTTTAAAGAAGAGGCCAGCCTTTTCCCATAAAGAGATTGATTTTTAAAACGGAGCACCGCCCTGCATGAGCAAGAAAAACCCCCAACTAGAACTTGCCAATGAGTTTGTTGAATATACAGATTGTACCATCTTCCTTACTGGTCGAGCAGGCACTGGAAAGACTACCTTCTTAAAAAATTTGGCAAAAACATCCGCAAAACGGCTCATTATTGTCGCTCCCACCGGGGTTGCGGCAATCAACGCCGGCGGGGTAACCATGCACTCCTTCTTCCAACTCTCCTTTGCCCCCTTTGTTCCGGGCGGCTCTGCTCAGAGTCAGAATATGAAATATCGTTTCAGTAAAGAAAAGATCAATATTATCAAAAGCCTTGACCTACTTATCATCGATGAGATCAGTATGGTTCGGGCCGACGTGCTCGACGCCATTGACGCGGTTCTGAGAAGATACAGGCAAAGCGAGGCCCCCTTTGGTGGTGTCCAACTGCTTATGATAGGTGATCTGCAACAGCTCTCCCCTGTTATCACCAAGAATGATCAGAGCATCTTGGGAGAGCATTATAAAACGCCCTATTTCTTTGGCAGCTACGCCCTGCAGAAAACCAAACTTGCCTACATAGAGTTGCAACAGATCTATCGTCAGTCAGATATCTCCTTTATCAATCTGCTTAATAAGATACGTGAAAACTCAATTACAGAGGCCGAGCTGGCCGAACTCAATAAACGCTATAATCCTGAAATACTGGAAGAAGGCCATGAGGACTATATCACCCTCTGTACCCATAATTATCGAGCCGATGCAATAAACAGTAATAAACTTGTGGGACTCTCGGCTAAGACATACTCATTTGCAGCAGAGATAAAAGATGATTTCCCGGAACAGGCCTACCCTGCCTCTCTCTCTCTGGAGCTTAAACCCGGTGCTCAGGTAATGTTTCTTCGTAATGACATCTCTGTTGACAGGCTCTTCTTTAACGGGAAGATAGGTAGGGTTATCGATATTGATGAGGACGGTATTAATGTCCTCTGCCCGGGAGAGAGGACACCCGTCACCGTTAAACCTGTCGTTTGGGAACATATGGAGTATAAATTGGATGCTGAAAGTGGGGAGATCGAGGAAAAAAAACTCGGTACCTTCTCTCAATATCCACTCAAACTTGCCTGGGCAATTACCATCCATAAGAGTCAAGGACTCTCCTTTGATCGAGTCATCGTTGATGGAGAGGCTGCCTTTGCCCCCGGACAGATCTATGTGGCCCTTAGTCGATGTCGTAGCCTGGAGGGACTTGTCCTCTGCTCTACCCTGCGCAGATCAGCCATGCAAACCGATAGAACCGTGTTACAATTTATTGAGCAGAGCGAAAAATCATTTGACCCTCTTATAAGGCTCAAACAGGAAAAAATCCTCTATCAACAAAAATTGATCCTCGTCTGCTATCACTTTGAACAGCTGGCCGGAAAATTAAGAAGAGTTACCTTTCTTCTCACCAGTAATCGCTATATCGTCCAGATTTCAGGAATGAAAGATGTGGAAGCCTTTGAGACAGGGGTGACGGATGAAATATGCGCTGTTGGTGGCAACTTTCAACGGCAGTTAATAGATATATTTAAAGAGGATATCCTGCCCACAGACAATGATCATATCATGGAGAGATGCTGTAAGGCTGCAGGCTATTTTTGTAAGAAAATAGATGAGCTGTTGATCAAGCCGCTTGAACTACTACGGATAGAAAGCGATAACAGTGAGATAAACAAAAAAATTGCAATTGCGCAGACAGCTCTGCTCACCGAGGCCCTGGTTAAAAAAGCGGGTATTGCCTCAGGGAAAACAGGCTTTTCTCCTCGAGCATACCTTCGCGCCATCTCCCAAGTAGAAATTGAACAGAAGGGAAGAGGTAAAAAAAGAGAGGCGAAGATACCGGCATACTCCGAGGAGGATATTGCCCATCCAAAACTCTTTGCCAGCCTACGAAAATGGCGGACAGTCAAGGCCAAAGAGGAAAAAATACCGGCATTCCAGGTGCTGCATCAGAGTGCAATGGTACAGATAACGGTGTCACTGCCAAAGAGTGATAAGGAGCTTCTCAAACTCAAGGGCGTCGGTCCTCGCACGGTAGAAAAGTATGGTGAAGAACTTTTAAGCCTTGTCCGGGAATACTGCGGCATAAATGATATACAGCAGATGTCATTGCCTGAGCCCAAACGGGAGGTTGCGAGTAAGGTAAAGGCCAGTCGGGGCAATACCAAGGAGATAAGCCTTAACCTCTTCAACGAGGGGAAAGCTATTGTGGAAATTGCCCAACTCAGGGATCTCTCAGCGGCCACCATCGAGACCCATCTTGCCTTTTGGGTTAAAGAGGGAAAGATGAGTATCGCCAGACTTGTCAGTAAAGAGAGGCAGCAAGAGATAGAGGTTGTCCTTCTTAAATCGGCCGATTTGCAACTGGGAGAGATTAAGGAGCAGCTTGGTAAGGCCTGTAGTTATGGAGACATAAAATTCACCCAGGCCCATTTGCAAAGAGAGAAATAAAAGAAGGTGTCCCCAGTCCCCTTCCCTTTTGCTGAGTTTTCCTTGAAAAAAACGTAAAAAAAAGATGTTAGCAGAGTTAAATTCTAATTGTGTCAATGATATTTAAAAGTGTTATGCTTTTAAACTAATAATAAGTCAGGATTTACCCCTTCGGTATGCTTATTTCTTTCAGAGATTTTTTATCTGAAGAAGAGAAGGCTTCATAGACCTGGCATCAGCGTTTGAGTTATTTATCGACAGGTGAGCAAACAATGTATGAAAAAGAACTTTTTAAAAAAGAGATCTTAAATTTTCTCAAAGAAAACAGTACAGCCTATCTAAAAAATCAACTTCAACTGAAAGAGCGGGTTTTTTTAACCTCCACGATCGGGGTAACAGAGGGTGGATCTTCTGAACCAGATGGGTATGCGGTGAATGAAGATATTTTTCAGAAAAAAACAGCTATCCTTGCCGACAAGATATTCTTCTATGAAGATTTATTTAAGGATTTTATTACGGCATATCGGTTATTTCAAGATCTTCCCCAAGAGGTACGCATATCTCTCCAGCCTCTTTTGAACGATAGCTCC from the Desulfotalea psychrophila LSv54 genome contains:
- a CDS encoding Tll0287-like domain-containing protein, producing the protein MREIVVNDDLTLTKVNPAFMTRQISDITRVHEGVQFHLTSLKPLRPGNRATAREREFLKEFASGTREKELYSDREVKDSFFYMAPLITEKACLQCHARQGYREGDIRGGVSITTPYAMPTIFPTPYRPYVNSLCRPGWYLSLWVEIKQGL
- a CDS encoding GGDEF domain-containing protein, which gives rise to MQRFYAEKAGCKRNQQPLSIIMGDIDNFKLYNDSYGHSKGNICLKGVAQAIHESLKRPADFCARYGGEEFIILLPNTPPRSALKVAERIQANIEAKGIVHTKSMPTGLVTISLGISSALPGLWPKKDELISQADMAMYRSKGLGRNQISFFNKIDDSTSE
- a CDS encoding cache domain-containing protein, whose product is MSKPANQTTRLPIHNKLLAFIILIGLGIAAFLLFFYYSFSTSLEEEKKEQSKHLTEIGLGVVQHFYQMSSEGKMTSAEAKDLAMNALENATYGKNGYLWINSGEGKLLMQPYTPERVGLNQIDWTDLKGKYFFKEFINTAKNGGGWVSYYWPKPKVPEESPKISYVTYFAPWNWVLGTGLYLDDMQKNVFWTVFKASGIFITCFILFIAATTFMVNYFLRQLGELAIKDTLTNLYTKRFLEEILPNVLKKLHRDNQHLLVVIFIDIDHFKKVNDSYGHSCGDLVLKRLANILMDNTRPDDFSIRFGGEEFLLIGFFRNEQEAIAVTERIRKETACLVFEDNNSKFQITLSAGIAIYQPDTESFEGTLKRADKKLYEAKDSGRNRICI
- a CDS encoding transporter substrate-binding domain-containing protein produces the protein MGFDVELWAAIAREAGLDYELQPMAFKGIVPGLQSAQIDAGIAGMSITDKRKKVIDFSDGYYDSGLLLLVPKGSSIKGLADLVDKKVATKTGTTSVDFLKKHSAKTKLVLFPNDNAMFMELMTGGVDAVMFDRPVIESFASKRGQGQVTIVDTLYAGQPYGIGFPKGSQLVEKVNIALRTLKDSGEYTKIYQKWFGVAPR
- a CDS encoding amino acid ABC transporter permease — encoded protein: MAFNFEPAVIVESIPLLLGGAKLTVYLTVGGLVFGFVLGVVFGLMKLSTLWPVRKIAGFYIETIRGTPMLVQAMFLYFGLPMAFGFRLPALAAGVIVIAINSGAYIAEIVRGAVQSIDSGQMEAGRSIGLTSLQAMRYVIWPQAFRRMIPPLGNQFIISLKDTSLLMIIGVGELLRTADEIVAVNFRAFEVYLACGLIYLAMTMSIARVLKIVEKRLQIQGR
- a CDS encoding amino acid ABC transporter ATP-binding protein, whose protein sequence is MISIRNLHKSFGDTEVLKGVNIEVAKGEVVVIIGPSGSGKSTVLRCINKLEEPTSGTIIVDNYDIMDKSTDINMVRTEATMVFQHFNLFPHMTVLDNITLGPIKVRGTSKKEANDLGRNLLKKVNLAEKDSDFPNQLSGGQKQRVAIARALALQPKAILFDEPTSALDPELVGEVLEVMKTLAAEGMTMVVVTHEMGFAQEVADRVLFIDEGVVQVDKPPKEFFSNPEHPRLKDFLGKVITHG
- a CDS encoding cytochrome b/b6 domain-containing protein; amino-acid sequence: MKRVLLILFVFFVTVLPTMADETCLTCHQESAFVHRCRNIAVSPTTLMESVHAKFACVDCHYKGHEDYPHQKFDSRISCGECHKEALAQYQNSSHYLALRAGNVEAPDCTSCHSQHQVLDPQEAFHGQNGIKACRQCHNDPDKNIRAGLKPALVKGFEHSYHGQMYNLGHDGEEFATCISCHGSHAILGRDNPDATIYQNNLVETCSQCHTDVNTNFSGYLNHYSLDNNESAVLDKLTHFMELLFRGTMIVFGLHTLLWFMRTMVTTGCKATSAAYQSENVIIRFRLQERMMHLIMVLSFLTLAATGLPLKFSNSPFSEWIYKNLIGFDVAAQIHRIAGVVLLVLFIFYVLYLLIYRLIIRGERGMLWGVDSLMLQPKDVADFFRHIAYFLFLRSEPPKFDRWTYWERFDYFAVFWGMFVIGISGLVLLLPMQVTVFFPGWVINFAHIFHSEEALLATAFIFIVHFFNTHLRPGTFPIDDAIFTGRITVEQLQEERPLEYERLLQSGQLDLLRAEPLAHWQVVLLRIMGLSFVFIGLSLLVLIITSVFDLL
- a CDS encoding tetrathionate reductase family octaheme c-type cytochrome, giving the protein MKKFIFCFSLLFLACPSWAAIPEHQSIMDPFASPQDVTRVCIGCHQTQATDLWHSRHYRWQGEEVEFHGKKQRLGKKNLLNNFCINIISNEPRCTSCHVGYGWSDGSFAFKEEDMDCLACHDSTGNYKKFPTAAGYPVYQKEQKVFAGKVVFKKVVLLKSARSATKPLSQNCGACHFYGGGGHAVKPGDLDRSVLEGDPAIDIHMNNPDLEKRLVCVDCHADPNKHDIRGALQASMATGSNHFSCRDCHGRAAHSKRMKSTLNRHTSTVACQTCHIPYYAKKYPTKIWWDWSTAGDKKRTVKKDAYENPDYSWKKGDFRWDKALRPEYYWYNGKTDYVLLGEKIDTTKILVFNPLEGSFADKTALISPFKVMRGKQFYDKKQNIVLVPKLFGKNGYWKSLNWQKSFSLGMEAAGLSFSGEAGVIETRMFWPIDHMVSPASQAVGCIECHTKDPEQKPLLDWQKLGYPGDPVKTGVTRYSEDITER